In Spirosoma pollinicola, the genomic window TCATTTTCTGATGGATTTATTAGCGGCCATCACTTCACTTTTAAGGTAGCGTACCTGATTGCCAATCCGACGCGGATTAAGAATCCCCTTTTTATCCCAAGACCAGATCGTGACTGTCGATACTTTTAAAAAGTCAGCGGTTTCGCAGCGGGTCCAAAGTATATCAGCATCAGGAACGGGTGCAACCGATTTTTCTTTTAATAGTTGTTTTAACTCACCGATTTCCTGGCGGAGCTGGTAAACAGCCTCTGGTAACTGGTCGAATGTAAGCGGTATTTTATACATGAGTTGGCTCTATTTTTCACCAAAACTATGCGGTTATCGTAGTAAAGAATTAAGCCCTTTACAAGCGCAACCCCCAGGGTTGCGCTTGTAAAGGGCTTATAGTCAGTATTATGAAATTTTGAAATGTTTTTTACAACCCCACTTACAACCTGGTTGTATTTTTAATCAATTTACCCAATTGCTTTAATATAGCTTAAGTCGGCTTGTGCGTATTCAATGGCAGTTCCCCAATCGTCAAGTAAACATATTGCTTTTTCTATGTGGGGGATAACCGACTTTTGACGACGATTCGTCTCAACCTTGTAGTGTCTAAAATCGTTATATAAACTATCCGCACTTACACCATATTTAACAGCTTCCTCTTCACGGATCATCTTTCGAGACTTTCCGCCCTCAAAGTAGCCTATCTTATCTAAGTACACCAACATTAGAGCGATTGCGGGCACTGTTAACTTTTCATCTGAATTAGAAAAGGAAGGCTTTATATCATTAGTAGGCGTATTGGAATGGTTTAGATTTATTTTGGCTACTAACCACTTAATGAACTCCCCTAAAGCATAAGCCTTTTCAATGGACTTTTGGTCGTCGCTTACGCTATCAATAAAGGTTATCCAAGTTCCAATTTTTAAAGGTTCTTCAGGTGCTGGCTTAGGCTTTACTATCTTTTCAAGCTGAATAACTATTGATCTTTGACTGGCGATCTTGATTAATTTATCAGTAAAGAAATCGATGGATTCAGTTTGGTAGGCGGGCCAATCCGCATAGGTCTCTAATTGAGTGATAGCGTTTTTAAGCGATTCCTGAAGCATTGATGTATAAGTCTTTTCAGGCTCAATCAGTCTTACCTCCTCTACTTGAAATTCTCTTTTTAGGCCATTTAACTCCTTGTGTATTCGATCAGTTAATGGTCCTCCAATGGCTAGGCGTTGATTTTCAAGCGTAAAGGGTACTTCTTCGTCTAAAAATTTCCCTAGTGATTCCACCATATTTTTGCCAATGGCTGAAGGATCATTAACAGATTCGGATTTCATATTTAATATTTTTAAATTCTCATAATGCCTATTGGGCTTTTGTTCGTTGCAACTGTTTAAAATAAGAGTTGGCTTTTTCAACTGGCAATCGTAAACGGTGTTCCCTGTAATTGTTTCTGCCAGTGTAAGGCCATCACTTTAGCGTGTTGCTCTCGGTCAAGTTTAATGTATTGCATAAAGGCTTTTTCAGTCCGGTGCCCGGTTATCTGCATAATAGTTAGTGCTGGTATACCTAGCAGGTACATATTTGTCGCAAATGACCTACGCGCAGTGTGTGTGCTAACCATCTGCCATTTTTCGAACGCTTTTGTTATACGTTTACCCCCCTTAGTCTGTGCTTTGCTCTCTATGCTGTTTATTCCTGCTAACTGACATACCTCCTTTAGATAGTCATTCATTTTCTGGTTGGAAATACTGCGTGGTAAGGCGCCATTATATTTTTTCAGCATGACCTTTACTATCTCATGGCAGGGTATAACCACTTTGTCAGCAGTTTTCTGTTGCTCAATACGTATAAGTCCGTCTTTGATGTATTCTGGTCGTAGATTAGTTAAATCAGAGAAACGAAGGCCAGTGTAACAACCGACTAAAAACAGGTCTCTGACTCGCTCTAACCGCTCAATTTTAGAAAGGTCTAATTCTTGTAAGCGTTCTAATTCCAGTTCGCTTAGATAAACGTTGTCAGCGTCCTCTTTAACCACCTTAAACTTTCGGCTTCTATAATCTTGCTTTACATTAATACCCCTTGCCGATGCATCGTTAAGAAACACTTTTAAGGTTTGTAAATATTTGCCCACGTTGTTAGTTGCAAAGCCTTTTGTTGAGGTTAGATGGGATGTGAAGGCATCATAAAAATCTAAATCAATTGTATCGAAGTCAATCTTACGTCGATAAGTGATTGCAAACTCCCTCAGGAC contains:
- a CDS encoding helix-turn-helix domain-containing protein, which codes for MYKIPLTFDQLPEAVYQLRQEIGELKQLLKEKSVAPVPDADILWTRCETADFLKVSTVTIWSWDKKGILNPRRIGNQVRYLKSEVMAANKSIRK
- a CDS encoding site-specific integrase — encoded protein: MARKSDSHVNYLLRDPNAKTSTPINCVVRFENQRINIGTGFKVVPAHWNESKQRVKNVLDATDKDKINTYLDNTQKSIDSIIIDLRSTRSLTKETVKAQIDSYLNPIVEVAPIEPTEPALFTFIADFIESAPNRVNIETGKHLERRTIQKYQTVLKVLREFAITYRRKIDFDTIDLDFYDAFTSHLTSTKGFATNNVGKYLQTLKVFLNDASARGINVKQDYRSRKFKVVKEDADNVYLSELELERLQELDLSKIERLERVRDLFLVGCYTGLRFSDLTNLRPEYIKDGLIRIEQQKTADKVVIPCHEIVKVMLKKYNGALPRSISNQKMNDYLKEVCQLAGINSIESKAQTKGGKRITKAFEKWQMVSTHTARRSFATNMYLLGIPALTIMQITGHRTEKAFMQYIKLDREQHAKVMALHWQKQLQGTPFTIAS